One genomic window of candidate division KSB1 bacterium includes the following:
- a CDS encoding CRISPR-associated endonuclease Cas6 gives MKVLLGVLRLTGQEFAQRDAHKIRGYIGRLWEEYDLLHNHGGDGCLQYRYPLVQYKVLQRIPHIIGLGEGAPLLAKIFLELKNLRIGGQVYENLHQELSHYETEFGDADEPVSYQFVTPWLALNQENYHKFRRYGLELNKPAVVQHEVQLDMLQSILVNNIIAIAKSLKYTLQQRHKPQVVVEPCEVQFKNQPMVAFKGFFQINFHLPDLIGLGKSPARGFGTVKRFLSET, from the coding sequence ATGAAAGTGCTTCTTGGCGTTCTCCGCTTAACAGGTCAAGAATTCGCCCAGCGCGACGCGCATAAGATTCGCGGCTATATTGGCCGCTTGTGGGAAGAATACGATCTCTTGCACAATCACGGCGGCGACGGATGCTTGCAATATCGCTATCCCCTCGTGCAATACAAAGTGCTGCAACGCATCCCTCACATCATTGGACTGGGCGAAGGCGCGCCGCTGCTGGCAAAAATCTTTCTCGAATTAAAAAATCTCAGAATTGGCGGCCAAGTTTATGAGAATCTTCACCAGGAGTTGAGTCATTACGAAACGGAATTTGGCGACGCCGATGAGCCTGTCAGCTATCAGTTCGTCACACCCTGGCTGGCGCTCAATCAGGAAAACTATCACAAATTTCGCCGCTACGGACTTGAGTTAAACAAACCCGCTGTGGTGCAGCACGAGGTGCAATTGGATATGCTACAAAGCATTCTGGTCAACAACATCATTGCCATTGCCAAATCGCTCAAATATACGCTCCAACAACGGCACAAGCCGCAAGTCGTTGTGGAGCCTTGCGAAGTGCAATTCAAAAACCAGCCGATGGTGGCGTTTAAGGGTTTTTTTCAAATCAATTTTCATTTGCCGGATCTGATCGGTCTCGGCAAATCGCCCGCGCGCGGATTTGGCACAGTGAAAAGATTTCTATCAGAGACATGA
- the cas1 gene encoding CRISPR-associated endonuclease Cas1, giving the protein MQLVLNTPGAYLRIRDGCFHIKVEDESKLLSPKKVESILISSAVKLSSAALQMAVEHNIDVVFLDKHGNPFGRLWHAKLGSTTRIRRGQLVASTSAEGLAYALRWVQQKLENQIEFLTTLANKRPGKQEQLGVYISQIQVIRDKLTDFDIKSMNAADALRGLEGTAGRIYFEALSFIQPEQFPFQGRSRQPAKDEFNCILNYCYGVLYGLVERACMLSGLEPYLGFFHADNYNKKSLVFDLIEPYRIWAEETTVYLFSQRQVKKELFDKIQNGLTLNKEGKQVVIAAFNERLDTAIRHKGRNITRRNIIQFDCQTFAQELLKIDLEREPETE; this is encoded by the coding sequence ATGCAACTCGTCCTCAACACCCCTGGCGCTTACTTGCGCATCCGTGACGGCTGCTTTCACATCAAAGTCGAAGATGAAAGCAAGCTCCTCTCGCCCAAGAAAGTCGAGAGCATCCTCATCAGCTCGGCGGTGAAGCTCAGCTCTGCGGCTTTGCAAATGGCCGTCGAACACAACATCGACGTTGTCTTCCTCGACAAACATGGCAACCCCTTTGGCCGGCTTTGGCACGCCAAGCTCGGCTCCACCACTCGCATCCGCCGCGGCCAGCTTGTTGCCAGCACCAGCGCGGAGGGACTCGCTTACGCTTTGCGCTGGGTGCAGCAAAAACTCGAAAATCAAATTGAGTTTCTCACCACGCTGGCCAACAAGCGCCCGGGCAAGCAGGAACAGCTCGGCGTTTATATCAGCCAGATTCAAGTCATTAGAGACAAGCTGACGGATTTCGATATCAAGAGCATGAATGCCGCCGACGCGCTGCGCGGACTCGAAGGCACCGCCGGCCGTATCTACTTCGAAGCCCTCAGCTTCATCCAGCCGGAACAATTTCCCTTTCAAGGCCGTTCACGACAGCCGGCCAAAGACGAGTTCAATTGCATTCTCAACTATTGCTACGGCGTGCTCTATGGCCTGGTCGAACGCGCCTGTATGCTCTCCGGCCTCGAGCCTTATCTCGGCTTCTTTCACGCCGACAACTACAACAAAAAGTCGCTGGTCTTCGATCTCATTGAGCCGTATCGCATCTGGGCCGAAGAAACCACCGTCTATCTCTTCAGCCAGCGCCAGGTGAAAAAAGAGCTGTTCGACAAAATCCAAAACGGCCTCACGCTCAACAAGGAAGGCAAGCAGGTGGTGATCGCGGCATTCAACGAGCGCCTCGATACCGCGATTCGTCACAAAGGCCGCAACATCACCCGGCGCAACATCATTCAATTCGACTGCCAGACCTTCGCGCAAGAGCTGCTGAAGATCGATCTGGAGCGCGAGCCGGAAACGGAATAA